From a region of the Toxotes jaculatrix isolate fToxJac2 chromosome 7, fToxJac2.pri, whole genome shotgun sequence genome:
- the ier3 gene encoding radiation-inducible immediate-early gene IEX-1 — MYSRSNSVTLTVRQESFAFSRMATRSTEPEVFTFERIPAQATAVRSYVPIRPKKRCTRVMYPAKVRMHLPPPEKSQAKRWLVILCLVVLWQIYTEEPCAETPLGSADSPISDYQGFPFQSAEEQARQLTQLSASSELLSATPTGCEDNGSSSEQVLPNTTCAGPGQETESSRSFEQSAGKSYMVALLVYHRLGSDN, encoded by the coding sequence ATGTACTCACGGTCAAACAGCGTGACTCTGACTGTGCGGCAGGAGAGCTTCGCCTTCTCCAGGATGGCGACGCGCAGCACGGAGCCGGAGGTTTTCACCTTCGAGCGGATCCCGGCTCAGGCCACCGCCGTGCGCTCCTACGTCCCCATTCGGCCGAAGAAGCGCTGCACCCGGGTTATGTACCCTGCTAAAGTCCGCATGCATCTGCCCCCACCGGAGAAAAGCCAGGCCAAGCGCTGGCTGGTCATCCTGTGCCTGGTGGTGCTGTGGCAGATCTACACCGAGGAGCCCTGCGCCGAGACTCCGCTGGGCAGCGCAGACAGCCCGATCAGCGACTACCAGGGTTTCCCCTTCCAGTCCGCCGAGGAGCAGGCAAGGCAGCTCACACAACTCAGCGCCAGCTCCGAGCTTCTGTCGGCCACACCGACCGGCTGTGAGGACAACGGCTCATCCAGCGAACAGGTCCTCCCGAACACCACCTGCGCCGGGCCCGGTCAGGAGACGGAGAGCAGCCGGTCGTTCGAGCAGAGTGCCGGGAAAAGCTACATGGTGGCTCTGCTGGTCTACCACAGACTGGGCAGCGACAACTAA